In Treponema denticola, one genomic interval encodes:
- a CDS encoding DUF3343 domain-containing protein has product MKTYGVFSFSSSHHAIAAEAVTADALTASGEVSDAEALETSGDFSSAAIEGLTEARLIPLPPEISAGCGLVLRVNEEGIKMASRLLSEAEIPYTGTYLLKIETNKRFVEKYDLS; this is encoded by the coding sequence TTGAAAACCTACGGAGTTTTTTCGTTTTCGTCTTCTCATCATGCGATAGCCGCTGAAGCTGTAACTGCTGACGCACTTACAGCTTCAGGTGAAGTTTCCGATGCTGAAGCATTGGAAACTTCGGGAGATTTTTCTTCTGCTGCAATTGAGGGCCTGACTGAGGCGAGGCTTATTCCTCTTCCGCCTGAAATTTCTGCGGGCTGCGGTTTGGTTTTGCGGGTAAATGAAGAAGGCATAAAAATGGCTTCACGCCTTTTAAGCGAGGCCGAAATTCCTTATACGGGAACTTATCTTTTAAAAATAGAAACAAATAAAAGGTTTGTGGAAAAATATGATCTATCTTGA
- a CDS encoding aminotransferase class V-fold PLP-dependent enzyme, protein MIYLDNSATTLQKPESVAQEVFKGIASHQFGNPGRGAHSTAHAALTELFKTRQTLAKLFNIKNPLKVALCQNATSALNLVIKSLFSGKENTHIITTVLEHNSVLRPLYQLEKEGAELSIIPIQDGFLCYELIEKEVKSNTKAIIVNHCSNVIGSICNLESVHSICKKHGLILIVDASQSAGTIPIDVSKYGQSIFCFTGHKGLYGPQGTGGIIVNGTFDFASVFSGGSGVHSFDKTHPSEMPDIFEAGTMNVPSFMGLNAGASYVLKTGISSIQKKLADLKLLFIEEIKTIPNLKIYGNPWSEKTGAVVGINIGDIPSGEVSRRLDEEFGIASRPGAHCAPLVHKALGTEEQGIVRFSFSSFNTFEEVKQAAEALKQIAQNS, encoded by the coding sequence ATGATCTATCTTGACAATAGCGCAACCACCCTTCAAAAGCCTGAAAGCGTGGCCCAAGAGGTATTTAAGGGGATTGCTTCACATCAATTCGGAAATCCGGGGAGAGGAGCTCATAGTACGGCCCATGCAGCGCTCACAGAGCTTTTTAAAACAAGGCAAACTTTGGCAAAGCTTTTTAATATAAAAAATCCCTTAAAAGTTGCTCTTTGTCAAAATGCTACATCTGCCTTAAACCTTGTTATAAAAAGCCTTTTTTCAGGCAAAGAAAATACTCACATCATAACCACCGTTCTTGAACATAACTCGGTCTTGCGCCCCCTTTATCAGCTCGAAAAAGAAGGAGCCGAACTTTCCATTATCCCTATCCAAGACGGCTTTTTGTGCTATGAACTCATAGAAAAAGAAGTCAAATCAAACACTAAAGCCATTATTGTAAACCACTGCTCAAACGTGATAGGCTCAATCTGTAACTTGGAGTCTGTTCATTCCATATGCAAAAAACACGGCCTAATCTTAATTGTAGATGCTTCTCAAAGTGCGGGTACAATTCCTATAGACGTATCAAAATACGGGCAAAGCATTTTTTGTTTTACCGGCCACAAGGGGCTCTATGGGCCGCAGGGCACGGGCGGTATTATCGTAAACGGAACCTTTGATTTTGCCTCCGTCTTTTCGGGAGGAAGCGGAGTTCACTCTTTCGATAAAACTCACCCCTCCGAGATGCCCGACATCTTTGAAGCGGGTACCATGAATGTTCCGTCCTTTATGGGTTTAAATGCAGGGGCGTCCTACGTTTTAAAAACAGGAATCTCTTCCATTCAAAAGAAATTGGCCGATTTAAAATTGCTTTTTATCGAGGAAATAAAAACTATTCCTAATCTTAAAATATACGGGAATCCTTGGAGCGAAAAAACGGGAGCTGTTGTAGGTATAAATATAGGAGATATTCCCTCGGGAGAAGTAAGCCGCCGCCTCGATGAAGAGTTCGGCATCGCAAGCCGGCCGGGTGCCCACTGTGCTCCCTTGGTACACAAGGCTCTCGGAACCGAAGAGCAGGGTATAGTCCGCTTTAGTTTTTCTTCTTTTAATACCTTTGAAGAAGTCAAGCAAGCTGCCGAGGCCTTAAAACAAATAGCTCAAAACTCATAA
- the prcB gene encoding dentilisin complex subunit PrcB yields MNIKYFYTILFLGLLVLSCTSVKEARLPEAESNLSADIPSTAPIETAGINTVHHELLMSGNNAKNGIDQTIREQGQLDNLYSILYGNNRKAPKIDFSRKAVIVLTCGPFNTGGYNIEIISAIKMGNSIELLWEVKTPEPWDIVTQAITRPYMGEVYNYLELLQYKILYKKQHEESVKRFPNLRPDILKQPNFYMWPAFDEPLEDFKEYM; encoded by the coding sequence ATGAATATAAAATATTTTTATACAATTTTATTTTTAGGTTTATTGGTTTTAAGCTGTACAAGCGTAAAAGAGGCACGGTTACCGGAAGCAGAATCGAATCTCTCTGCCGATATTCCCTCTACGGCCCCTATAGAAACGGCAGGGATAAATACAGTTCACCACGAATTGCTGATGTCAGGAAATAATGCAAAAAACGGAATAGATCAAACTATTAGAGAACAAGGTCAATTGGATAATCTTTATTCAATTCTCTACGGTAATAACCGTAAAGCTCCAAAAATTGATTTTAGCCGTAAAGCTGTCATAGTTTTAACATGCGGTCCCTTTAATACTGGAGGATATAACATTGAAATTATTTCAGCTATAAAAATGGGGAACTCCATTGAGCTTTTATGGGAGGTTAAAACTCCCGAGCCATGGGATATTGTAACTCAGGCAATTACCCGCCCTTACATGGGTGAAGTGTATAATTATTTAGAACTTTTACAATACAAAATACTCTATAAAAAGCAACATGAAGAATCTGTAAAAAGATTTCCTAATCTTCGGCCAGACATTTTAAAGCAACCAAATTTCTATATGTGGCCGGCTTTTGACGAACCATTGGAAGATTTTAAGGAGTATATGTGA
- the yedF gene encoding sulfurtransferase-like selenium metabolism protein YedF → MIEVNAMGQACPIPVIMAKKAVRENTGKENISVKVDNEVATQNLSKMAAQLGIGIEVNKVSEKEFTVLLKAKDGVNLNPVAVPQTSSGEYAVVINSDQMGSGDEGFGKKLLEGFIYALTEQDVLPKFVVCYNSGVKLTTENEKTVNDLKALASQGCEVLSCGLCLDFYGLKEKLKVGTPTNMYRITEIMRTHFVVRP, encoded by the coding sequence ATGATAGAAGTAAATGCTATGGGACAGGCTTGTCCTATTCCCGTTATTATGGCGAAAAAGGCTGTCAGGGAAAATACGGGTAAAGAAAATATCTCGGTCAAGGTGGATAATGAGGTTGCAACTCAAAACCTTTCAAAGATGGCGGCTCAGCTAGGTATAGGGATTGAAGTAAACAAGGTTTCGGAAAAAGAGTTTACCGTTCTTTTAAAGGCAAAAGACGGTGTAAATTTAAATCCTGTTGCCGTTCCTCAAACTTCAAGCGGAGAATATGCTGTTGTGATAAACTCGGATCAGATGGGGTCTGGAGATGAAGGCTTCGGCAAAAAGCTTTTAGAAGGCTTTATCTATGCACTCACGGAACAGGATGTGCTTCCCAAGTTCGTTGTCTGCTATAATTCGGGTGTAAAGCTTACAACCGAAAACGAAAAAACCGTAAACGACCTAAAAGCTCTTGCCTCTCAAGGCTGCGAAGTTCTGTCTTGCGGCTTGTGTCTTGACTTTTACGGACTTAAAGAAAAGCTCAAGGTAGGAACCCCTACAAATATGTACCGCATTACCGAAATTATGCGCACCCACTTTGTAGTACGCCCATAG
- a CDS encoding DMT family transporter, with amino-acid sequence MNKNIIAIIYAVAAAAFYALNVPCSKILLQNISPVFMAGLLYIGAGLGVGILYLFNFKKEQKSERLDKNYLPYTIGMIFLDIAAPILLMLGVKYGTSSNASLLGNFEIAATSLIALIIFKEKVTWRLWLAILFITASSIILSFENIEGLNFSIGSLFVLGATICWGLENNCTRRMSDKSTYQIVTIKGLCSGFGSIIVAFVSGETDFTLKYIPFALLLGFVSYGLSIFTYIRAQKYLGAAKTSAYYSIAPFIGTFLAFVLLKEKISIKYISALFVMIIGTAFAVYDTLIRKHLHGHRHTFTHTHNGITHTHTISHSHLHNHFISDSKHGHHHSIEELENELKIESGK; translated from the coding sequence ATGAATAAAAATATAATCGCGATTATTTATGCAGTTGCTGCAGCAGCTTTCTATGCATTGAATGTTCCTTGTTCCAAAATACTTCTTCAAAATATTTCACCTGTATTTATGGCCGGACTTCTTTATATTGGAGCAGGGCTTGGCGTAGGAATTTTATATTTATTCAATTTTAAAAAAGAGCAAAAATCTGAACGGCTTGATAAAAATTATTTACCGTACACTATTGGAATGATTTTCCTTGATATTGCCGCTCCAATTTTGTTAATGCTTGGAGTGAAATACGGAACTTCATCAAATGCATCTTTGCTTGGAAATTTTGAAATAGCAGCTACATCATTAATTGCATTGATTATATTCAAGGAGAAAGTTACATGGAGATTATGGCTTGCAATTCTTTTTATTACTGCTTCAAGTATAATTCTTTCGTTTGAAAATATTGAAGGATTAAATTTTTCCATAGGCTCTTTGTTTGTTCTTGGAGCAACAATTTGCTGGGGCTTGGAAAATAATTGTACCCGCAGAATGTCGGATAAAAGTACATATCAGATTGTAACAATAAAAGGACTTTGTTCAGGATTCGGTTCGATAATTGTAGCTTTTGTTTCAGGTGAAACCGATTTTACTCTTAAATATATTCCTTTCGCATTATTGTTGGGATTTGTATCCTACGGATTAAGTATTTTTACATACATTCGTGCTCAAAAATACTTGGGTGCAGCTAAAACAAGTGCATATTATTCGATTGCACCATTCATAGGAACATTTTTGGCTTTTGTATTATTAAAAGAAAAAATATCAATTAAATATATATCGGCATTATTCGTAATGATTATAGGTACTGCCTTTGCCGTGTATGACACATTAATTAGAAAACATTTGCACGGACATAGGCATACATTTACACATACACATAACGGCATAACGCATACCCATACAATATCCCATTCTCATTTACATAATCACTTTATTTCTGATTCAAAACATGGTCATCATCATAGCATTGAGGAATTAGAGAATGAATTAAAAATTGAGTCAGGGAAATAA